The Candidatus Hydrogenedentota bacterium DNA window CATCAACAACATCGTGCTGATGGTGTTCTTGGGCATATGCCCGTTCCTGGGCGTGTCGGGGAAACTCGACACGGCAGCGCGGATGGGCGCCGCGGTGATCTTCGTGTTGCTGGTGAGTTCGAGCATTACGTA harbors:
- a CDS encoding electron transport complex subunit A — protein: MSQSSLLFIFIDSFIINNIVLMVFLGICPFLGVSGKLDTAARMGAAVIFVLLVSSSIT